A window from Carassius auratus strain Wakin unplaced genomic scaffold, ASM336829v1 scaf_tig00011241, whole genome shotgun sequence encodes these proteins:
- the LOC113072996 gene encoding serine/threonine-protein kinase MRCK beta-like — MYSEYILIVCSTHDFLESTQAVQSLHGSGRGAGTLGRDREIKKLNEEIDRLKKKLADSDRLEHQLEEAVTLRQDFESSSSKLKALDKQVKALKLEKEDIHKVWVTGELNYQPFLYARTAFL, encoded by the exons ATGTATTCTGAGTATATACTGATTGTTTGTTCCACACATGATTTTCTAGAATCCACTCAGGCTGTTCAGTCCCTCCATGGCTCTGGGCGTGGGGCCGGCACACTTGGTCGTGATCGAGAGATTAAAAAACTCAATGAGGAAATCGATCGGCTAAAAAAGAAACTGGCAG ACTCTGATAGGCTGGAGCACCAGCTCGAGGAGGCAGTGACTCTTCGACAGGACTTTGAAAGTTCCTCCTCCAAACTAAAGGCACTGGACAAGCAAGTTAAAGCTCTAAAGCTGGAGAAAGAGGATATCCATAAGGTATGGGTGACTGGAGAGCTGAATTACCAGCCATTCCTGTATGCAAGAACCGCTTTCTTGTAA